One window from the genome of Oncorhynchus kisutch isolate 150728-3 linkage group LG21, Okis_V2, whole genome shotgun sequence encodes:
- the LOC116356171 gene encoding proline-rich extensin-like protein EPR1, with product MLTYKALNGLGLTYMSDLLPPPPPPPPISCTPTLLHPYYPAPLHSCTPNLLHPYTPTPPISCTPTLLHPYTPAPLLSCTLTLLHPYLPTLLHPYSPAPLHSCTTTFLHPYSPAPLLSCTPTLLHPYTPAPLLSCTLTLLHHYLPTPLLSCIPTFLHPYSPAPLHSCTPTILHPYTPAPLPSCTRTLLHPYLPTPLLSCTPTLLHPYTPAPLPSYTPTLLHPYYPLTLTLLHPYLPAPLFSCTPTLLHPYLPAPLLSFNPYTPAPLPSCTPTLLHPYSPAPLPSCTPTLLHPYPPAPLPSCTPTLLHPYLPAPLLSFNPYTPAPLPSCTPTLLHPYSPAPLPSCTPTLLHPYPPAPLPSCTPTLLHPYSPAPLHSCTPTFLHPFSPARRLSCTLTLLHSYLPAPLHS from the coding sequence ATGCTCACCTACAAAGCACTCAATGGACTGGGGCTCACATACATGTCTGacctcctgcccccccccccccccccccccccaatttcctGCACCCCTACACTCCTGCACCCCTACTATCCTGCACCCCTACACTCCTGCACCCCTAATCTCCTGCACCCCTACACTCCCACCCCCCCAATTTCCTGCACCCCTACTCTCCTGCACCCTTACACTCCTGCACCCCTACTCTCCTGCACCCTTACACTCCTGCACCCCTACCTTCCTACTCTCCTGCACCCCTACTCTCCTGCACCCTTACACTCCTGCACCACTACCTTCCTACACCCCTACTCTCCTGCACCCCTACTCTCCTGCACCCCTACTCTCCTGCACCCTTACACTCCTGCACCCCTACTCTCCTGCACCCTTACACTCCTGCACCACTACCTTCCTACACCCCTACTCTCCTGCATCCCTACCTTCCTACACCCCTACTCTCCTGCACCCTTACACTCCTGCACCCCTACTATCCTGCACCCCTACACTCCTGCACCCCTACCTTCCTGCACCCGTACTCTCCTGCACCCCTACCTTCCTACACCCCTACTCTCCTGCACCCCTACTCTCCTGCACCCTTACACTCCTGCACCCCTACCTTCCTACACCCCTACTCTCCTGCACCCCTACTATCCTTTAACCCTTACACTCCTGCACCCCTACCTTCCTGCACCCTTATTCTCCTGCACCCCTACTCTCCTGCACCCCTACCTTCCTGCACCCCTACTCTCCTTTAACCCTTACACTCCTGCACCCCTACCTTCCTGCACCCCTACTCTCCTGCACCCCTACTCTCCTGCACCCTTACCTTCCTGCACCCCTACACTCCTGCACCCCTACCCCCCTGCACCCCTACCTTCCTGCACCCCTACACTCCTGCACCCCTACCTTCCTGCACCCCTACTCTCCTTTAACCCTTACACTCCTGCACCCCTACCTTCCTGCACCCCTACTCTCCTGCACCCCTACTCTCCTGCACCCTTACCTTCCTGCACTCCTACACTCCTGCACCCCTACCCCCCTGCACCCCTACCTTCCTGCACCCCTACTCTCCTGCACCCCTACTCTCCTGCACCCCTACACTCCTGCACCCCTACCTTCCTGCACCCCTTCTCTCCTGCACGCCGACTCTCCTGCACCCTTACACTCCTACACTCCTACCTTCCTGCACCCCTACACTCCTAA